The proteins below come from a single Triticum aestivum cultivar Chinese Spring chromosome 5D, IWGSC CS RefSeq v2.1, whole genome shotgun sequence genomic window:
- the LOC123123113 gene encoding cullin-4 — translation MSHPHASAPKRPFSSSSPSPASPAPPHMKKAKLPASSSSSAGPTEKSGLHLDPAAAAAVRGGGRTNGEEDVDMLLADQDELRAPNASAPGGGTANLFRKKATLPQPPATAATRKPLRIKIGQPKLPKNFEEDTWAILKDAITAIFLKQKLSCDVEKLYQAAGDLCLHKLGANLYERVKKECEIHISAKISALVGQSPDLVVFLSLVQRTWQDFCDQMLIIRGIALLLDVKYVKNVANLCSVWDMGLQLFRKHISLSPEIEHKTVTGLLRLIESERLGEAIDKTLLSHLLKMFTDLGMYSETFEKPFLECTSEFYATEGVKYLQQSDIPDYLRHAESRLQEEHDRCILYLEANTRKPLIATTEKQLLQRHTSAIIEKGFTVLMEANRVTDLSRMYTLFQRVDAIEMLKQALSLYIRGTGQGIIMDEEKDKDLVPFLLEFKASLDKILEESFAKNEAFSNTIKESFEHLINLRQNRPAELIAKFLDEKLRAGNKGTSEEELEGILDKVLVLFRFIQGKDVFEAFYKKDLAKRLLLGKSASIDAEKSMITKLKTECGSQFTNKLEGMFKDIELSKEINDSFKQSSQARTKLPTGIEMSVHVLTTGYWPTYPPMDVKLPHELNVYQDIFKEFYLSKYSGRRLMWQNSLGHCVLKVEFPKGRKELAVSLFQSVVLMLFNDAQKLSFVDIKESTGIEDKELRRTLQSLACGKVRVLQKTPKGRDIDDKDEFVFNEDFSAPLYRIKVNAIQMKETVEENTSTTERVFQDRQYQVDAAIVRIMKTRKTLSHTLLITELFQQLKFPIKPADMKKRIESLIDREYLERDRSNPQIYNYLA, via the exons ATGTCTCACCCCCACGCCTCCGCCCCCAAGcggcccttctcctcctcctcgccctcccccgcctcccccgcgccgccgcacaTGAAGAAGGCCAAgctccccgcctcctcctcctcctccgccgggcCCACCGAGAAGAGCGGGCTCCACCTcgacccggccgccgccgccgccgtcaggggCGGTGGCCGCACCAACGGCGAGGAGGATGTGGATATGCTGCTCGCCGACCAGGACGAGCTCCGCGCTCCCAACGCGTCGGCCCCAGGGGGTGGCACGGCCAACCTCTTCCGGAAGAAGGCCACGCTCCCGCAGCCTCCTGCCACCGCCGCCACCCGCAAGCCCCTCCGCATCAAAATAG GTCAGCCAAAATTGCCCAAAAACTTTGAGGAAGATACTTGGGCAATTTTGAAGGATGCCATTACAGCCATATTTCTCAAGCAGAAGCTTTCTTGCGATGTTGAGAAACTTTATCAG GCTGCTGGTGATCTCTGTCTACACAAGCTAGGGGCAAATCTATACGAGCGAGTCAAGAAAGAATGCGAAATACATATATCAGCAAAAATCTCAGCATTAGTGGGTCAAAGTCCAGATCTGGTTGTATTTTTGTCGTTGGTGCAAAGAACATGGCAAGATTTTTGCGATCAGATGTTGATTATCCGTGGTATCGCTTTACTTCTTGATGTAAAATATGTCAAGAATGTTGCAAATCTTTGTTCAGTGTGGGATATGGGGTTGCAGCTGTTCCGCAAGCATATATCATTGTCTCCGGAGATTGAACACAAAACCGTCACTGGTCTTTTAAGATTGATTGAGAGCGAGAG GCTTGGTGAAGCAATAGATAAGACATTACTTAGTCATCTTCTGAAGATGTTTACTGATCTTGGAATGTATTCTGAGACATTCGAAAAGCCTTTCCTTGAATGTACCTCTGAGTTTTATGCTACTGAAGGTGTCAAATATTTGCAGCAGTCTGATATTCCAGATTATCTAAGGCATGCGGAG TCAAGGTTGCAAGAAGAACATGATAGGTGCATTCTGTATTTGGAAGCTAACACGAGGAAGCCACTTATAGCAACTACAGAAAAACAATTGCTACAGCGACACACATCCGCAATTATTGAGAAG GGATTTACAGTGCTTATGGAAGCAAATCGTGTAACGGACCTGTCGAGGATGTACACCCTTTTTCAGAGGGTTGATGCCATTGAGATGCTAAAGCAAGCACTTAGTTTATATATCCGGGGCACAGGCCAGGGCATTATCATGGATGAAGAGAAAGACAAGGATTTGGTTCCCTTTCTTCTGGAATTTAAGGCATCCCTTGATAAAATATTGGAAGAAAGTTTTGCCAAAAATGAGGCTTTCTCCAATACTATAAAGGAGTCATTCGAGCATCTTATCAATCTACGCCAG AATCGACCGGCTGAATTGATTGCAAAGTTTCTCGATGAGAAACTTCGAGCTGGAAATAAAGGTACTTCAGAAGAAGAATTGGAGGGAATACTCGACAAAGTTTTGGTTCTGTTCCGATTTATACAA GGAAAAGATGTATTTGAGGCATTCTACAAGAAGGATCTAGCTAAGAGGTTGCTGCTGGGAAAGAGCGCATCAATAGATGCTGAGAAATCAATGATTACAAAG CTTAAAACTGAGTGCGGAAGTCAATTTACCAACAAACTGGAAGGAATGTTCAAG GACATTGAATTATCCAAAGAAATAAATGATTCTTTCAAGCAATCATCTCAGGCAAGGACAAAGCTTCCAACTGGCATTGAAATGAGTGTACATGTGCTTACAACAGG CTACTGGCCGACATATCCACCGATGGATGTGAAGCTCCCACATGAACTCAATGTCTATCAG GATATATTTAAAGAGTTCTATTTGAGCAAGTACAGTGGAAGGCGTCTAATGTGGCAGAATTCTTTGGGTCATTGTGTATTAAAAGTAGAGTTCCCCAAAGGTAGAAAGGAACTTGCAGTGTCATTATTTC AGAGTGTAGTCCTGATGTTGTTCAACGATGCTCAAAAGCTAAGCTTTGTCGACATAAAGGAGTCGACTGGTATTGAGGATAAAGAATTGAGAAGAACACTGCAGTCACTTGCTTGTGGCAAAGTTAGGGTTCTCCAAAAG ACACCAAAAGGACGAGATATAGATGATAAGGACGAATTCGTATTTAATGAAGATTTTAGTGCTCCCCTTTATCGCATAAAG GTGAATGCAATTCAGATGAAGGAAACAGTAGAAGAAAACACAAGCACCACTGAGAGAGTATTTCAAGATCGTCAGTATCAG GTTGATGCAGCCATAGTTCGAATTATGAAGACGAGGAAAACTCTCAGCCACACCCTTCTAATAACTGAGCTTTTCCAGCAG CTCAAGTTCCCGATTAAGCCAGCGGATATGAAGAAGAGAATAGAGAGCCTAATCGACAGGGAGTACCTGGAGAGAGACCGGAGTAACCCCCAGATATACAATTATCTGGCTTGA